TCGATCCGTTCGACGTGGCGACGAACGCTGGCGTCGTGGTGCGTAACCCTTCAATCGGCGGCAAACTCGGCGGGGCCTACGTGACGAAGAAGCCGATCTTCCAGGACATCCACCTGGCGATCTTGGCGTTGTTTATCTACAAGACTTACTTCGATGCCGGCGCCGAGGCGCAAGCCGAGCCGCGGCCGTTGGCGGTCGACAACCTCGGTAGCGAGTTCTGGTTCACGATCGCCGCGCTGAACATTTTCTGAGGACGATATGATCGAACGCTATTCGCTTTTGAAGCCGGGAACGGTGATCCTGCTATTGCCGCAATTCCCATGGTGGAAGATCTGGAAGATCGTGCTGTTCGTGCTCTACTGGCGGATCCAGCGGATTCAGAAGCGCTGGTTTGCGCCAATGCTGCAGTGGCTGGGGCGAATCTTCACCGAGTCCGTCCATGTGATGATCGTCTGCAAGGACGGCCGCGTCTATGATCCGACGTTTCCGACGATGCGCTGGTCGACGATCGACCGGCTGGCGCATGAGCATTTCCGCGCTTACTGGTATCGCGACATTGACCTGGCGGCGGAGCCGTACGCTTCGATTCTGCACAAGCTATGCGAGGAGTCAGTTTACAAGCGGCACCTGTACGACGTATTCGATTTGCTGCAGTTCGAACTGATCGATCAAATTGGCTACGGCGGCCCCGACGTCGAGAAGAACAAGATTGCGGCGAACATCGCAAATACTGTCGGGCTCGATCCGGACGGGATGGTCTGTTCGACCTCGAGCCGGTCGAAGTTTGAAGCGCTGCGCAAGCGGATCGCGCGCGATCATCCGGAGCTGCCGCAACTGCGGCGACTCTTCACGTTGCCCAACGGCGCCGAAACGCTTGTGGAACTGACGCTGCCGGAGGCGTGGGCGAATTTCTCGGACGACACGCGGCCGCTGAGCACGGCATTCGAGCCAGATTTTCGATTCGTCGGTGAATGGAAGGACGGCATGAAGATCAGGTGACCACCCAGGTCATCCGTTTTCCCTCCCATCGCGGGCACCCCGTCCGGAGCAATCCGGGCGGGGTTTTTTGACTTAGAAGCTCACTGATATCTACTATGAGCCAGTGCCCCTCTGCCTTAAGAGGAAACCTAATGGAAAGATTTACGTTATAATATTCGGAACAAACAGATGGAAAGTGGGCAAAAGTGCTTGACTTCCATTTAATGCTTGTCGATAAATGTAGCTGGAGAGTCACAGATGCGTAAGTTGATCACCGTAAGCCAGTCCTACCTGCTATTCGCACGTCCCTCGTTTTGGGAAGGCATAGCTCGCGTATTGGACTTCGGATCGACACTACAGAATTACAATCGGTCTTTTTCCCCAGAACAGGCCGACCTGAATGCTCTGCGGTCAGATTGGCGCGTAGTTGGGCAAGATATTGAGTTTTCTATTAAAAAGTATGGGCAAGCGAAGGAACCAGCAATTCCAGATTCAGCGCACGCCAGGTAGTATTATCTCCGTCGAAGGAAAGTACGAGGGGCCACTCCCGCTTCCAGCACATTTGGAAAAATATGAGGCTGTTCTTCCGGGTGCTGCTGAACGCATCATGGCCATGGCCGAGAAGCAATCAGATCATCGACGCGGTCTCGAAACTAAAGTAGTAAACTCTGACATCGCCAACTCGAGATTGGGGCTGATCTTTGGGTTCATCATTGCTATGTTGGGAATCAGTGGTGGAGTGTTCCTGATCAACAACGGAAAGATCGTAGAAGGCAGTA
The Candidatus Zixiibacteriota bacterium DNA segment above includes these coding regions:
- a CDS encoding DUF2335 domain-containing protein; this translates as MGKILSFLLKSMGKRRNQQFQIQRTPGSIISVEGKYEGPLPLPAHLEKYEAVLPGAAERIMAMAEKQSDHRRGLETKVVNSDIANSRLGLIFGFIIAMLGISGGVFLINNGKIVEGSIFSGLTVVSLVGAFVYGSQQRRKERLANQQILQR